The following DNA comes from Ornithinimicrobium avium.
CGCCGAGATGTCGCTGGTGCAGGCGCGCGAGATGGGCGCCATGGCACTCTTCGGCGAGCGCTACCCGGAGGTCGTGCGCGTCGTCTCCGTGGGCGGGCCGTGGTCGCTGGAGCTGTGCGGCGGCACGCACGTGCTCAACTCTGCGCAGCTCTCCCTGGTCACGCTCGTCGGCGAAGCCTCGATCGGCTCCGGGGTACGACGGGTGGAGGCGCTCGTCGGCGCCGACGCCTACCAGCACCTCGCGCGTGAGAACGTCATCCTCAACCAGCTCACCGACACCTTGAAGGTGCGCCCGGACGAGGTGCCCGACCGGGTGGCCCAGCTCGTGGCGCGGCTCAAGGACGCCGAGCGGGAGATCGCCCGCGCCAAGTCCCAGCAGGTGCTCGCCGCGGCGGGCCGCCTGCTCGAGCAGGCTCGCGACCTCGACGGTACGACCTTCCTGGGTCACCACGTCGGCGACGTGGCCGGCGACGACCTGCGGACGATGGCCGCCGACCTGCGCGGCCGGCTCGGCACCGAGCGCCCGGTCGTCGTCGCCCTGACCGGCGTGGCCGGGGACCGGCCCCAGGTCGTCGTGGCGACCAACGAGGCCGCGCGGGAGCGCGGCGTACGTGCCGGTGCCCTGGTCAGGGTCGCGGCCCAGACGCTCGGTGGCGGCGGCGGCGGCAAGGACGACCTGGCCCAGGGCGGCGGCCAGGACCCGAGCCGCACCGGCGCCGCGCTGCAGGCCGTCGAGGACGAGATCAGGGCGTGACCACGTCCTCCTCGGGCAGCCCCGCCGGCCGGCCGGCCGACCGGCCCGCCGACGGGCGTGCGGCGGACCGCGGCGTGCTCCTGGGGGTCGACGTGGGCGAGGTCCGCGTCGGGGTCGCGGCGTGCGACCCCGACGGGATGCTGGCCCACCCGGTGGCCACCCTGGCGCGCGACCAGGAGGGCGAGGAGGAGCTGTCCTCGCTCGCCGAGCTGGTGCGGGAGCGCGACGCCGTCGCGGTCGTCGTCGGGCTGCCGCGCTCGCTCTCCGGCGAGGAGGGCTTGGCCGCGCGGCGGGCCCGCGACTACGCTGACTCCCTGCAGCGGCGACTGGACGTGCCGGTGCGACTGTGGGACGAACGGCTCACGACGGTCGACGCGCACCGGAACCTGCACCGAAGCGGGGTCCGGGGCCGCGACCAGCGGGCCGTGGTCGACCAGGTCGCAGCGGTGCTGATCCTCCAGGCGGCGCTCGACGCCCGACGTGCCGGACGCCCCGCCGGCACACCCCTGCGGGCGCGCAAGCCCCGGACCCGCCGGTCCGGCCAGACGTAAGGACATCGATGAGCCTGCCCCCGGACGAGGACTGGGACGA
Coding sequences within:
- the ruvX gene encoding Holliday junction resolvase RuvX encodes the protein MTTSSSGSPAGRPADRPADGRAADRGVLLGVDVGEVRVGVAACDPDGMLAHPVATLARDQEGEEELSSLAELVRERDAVAVVVGLPRSLSGEEGLAARRARDYADSLQRRLDVPVRLWDERLTTVDAHRNLHRSGVRGRDQRAVVDQVAAVLILQAALDARRAGRPAGTPLRARKPRTRRSGQT